The following nucleotide sequence is from Hippoglossus stenolepis isolate QCI-W04-F060 chromosome 18, HSTE1.2, whole genome shotgun sequence.
TGGGAATTCACAAGCAATCAGTGTTCTTCAAACAACTCGGCATTGGTGCAGAGAGATACTGATCATTTCCTGAGCAACAGTACATGTGGGTGTGGGACTGCATTCAATAGGCAGCAAAGGAACAGAGACGACCCTACTCAATACTGTGGACAACAAGTTTGTCTGCCGTCTTGTGTCAGTATGATGAAAACAGTCCAGGAGGTGAACACATGGATCAATGAAGAAAAGTGATGCTGCCTCTCTGATTGTGTTGAGGGACTGTTGTGTTCCTCTTTCAAGGTACATCACAAGGTGAACTGAGCTGCATGGGCTCAAGTCAACtcaattttttttgtatccagGAACCCCAAAATCAACATTTTGATGTACATCTGAAGGATAAAAACCTCTTTTAGTAATAGTAGATTTTAGATTTCTATCTAGCTTGGTTTGGAACCAGTCATTCTGTGAATGTCATTTTGTCTGAAATTTAGTATCATCATGAAAAATGCTAATCAGCAGTTtgtagaatagaaaataaaaacttaaatcaCGTTTGCCTTTTATGCACAAGAAcctcagtaaaatgtttttccacttcTCTTTCAGGTGCACTGTGATGTATCTTCATAACCGTTTCCACCACTAGGAGGAGCAATAACCAGGTCCACACACAATAACAGGATATAATATTATGACACATGCACTTGTACTAATTATAGTGCTTCGATCATAAGTCTGCAGCCGAAATACATCTATTTGGACATATTCCAATAACAGAAGCTCATCACCCATCCTCCTGATTCAGATCCTCCTTTTTGAAATAATTACATAATTTCAGCTTTTTAGTGTTATGCATATTACTGTTCTCTAGTATCCTATATTAATTTTACATGTACTCTTGTATACCTTGAAAATAGAAGTTCCATCTTGTGGAGGCCTTGTACGAGATATTTGACTCTGAATTGCCATTTTTACAGCCTACAGGCAGTGAAAATGATACCACATACCAAACAGGCAAATAAGTAAATCTTATCCAAATGTGACAAGTTTGAAATGAGCTCCACAGAATATGAAACATCTTTCAATAAAGTTTTGTATTGCATGTTGAGGTAGGGAATACTGTGATCTTGTCActgatatattttattcatctaaAAGTTAAGGTCCATTCATTCCAATTCAAAAACTATGGATACGATTACAAAGGTGGTGATTAAGGACAGCTGATTAAATAACCAGCACAATCACGACAAGGAAAAGCTCAATAGATAAATCAGGGCGGTGGGGGGGTGCAGAATGCAGACTTGTTTGTGCAGATCAAGATTTACCAAGATCTGCATGAGAAGGGTCTCGTGCTTCCAGCTGATACAATATAGTATGATCACCATTCAGTTTAAAACGAACAGCTCTCCCGTGGTGTCTCATCGGTTTCCCTCGGACCGGATTGGATACCGTGTCCATCCTGTGGGCGATATGTGCCTTGAATTTATGAGGCTGGCGTTCATTCACCAGactccacacatacacacagaaaaaaaagaggagagggcTTCCGACTGGAGACGGTGTAAGGGGGGGGAGGTGTCACGTGGTCCTTGACTCCAGCCAATGAGGAGTAAGTGCGCATTGCGATCCTGTGCAGGAGGATTGTTTTATTAAAGGCTCGCTGGTGATCAATGGGAGAGTGGAGCTGTCCGCGGTGCTGAAAGTTACTCCATGATGGACTGCCCTTCAGCACCGGGGACAGCTCCGCTTCCGtcaccagaaacaaaaacacctgatcCTGTTTGCATCCTGAAatactgcatttatatatttactccAGTCAAAGGAGGGACACAACTTTACTACTTCAATGCAGCTGGAGCAAACTGCACCTCTGACTATAACCCCGCATGctcaacaaatacaaaaacacaacccaGATATAGCCTCCTAACAGCCCCAAGACTGgatttgttgctgctgtaacGCCGGGACGTGTGGGTGATTGGGTCCCAGCCTTTGCTTTATGCCCCCGCAGCTGCTCAGTCCCGGGCAGTTGGCTGGATTTCCTCGGGGTGATATAACTCTTGTGCTCCGTTAATAACGCAGCCACCAGCGGTCACATCAATCTGCGGCTGCAGGGAGTCATATAGGTGCGTGCGACGGGGCCTGCATGCATGCGCGGTCACATGGTGAGCGGCCAATGGGCTGAATGAAAAGGTGCAACTCTGTAAATCAGTGGATGCAGCCGTGTACCGTGTGTGCGTTTCATGAAGTCAATACATGGGGAATCACTCAGGGATTTATGAATAGGGTTTGGCTGATAAAGTTGATTTACATGTGGGAGAATGGAGCCTCAAAGTGCAGAGGTGGTGAAATTACATAATACACCTGTAGTGACTTTTAACTTATATAAGTTTTATTTGAATGCATTTTGGCTGCAGTTTctgtaaagtgtttttattggaCATTGCAGCTCAATCAGGTGTAAAAGTGCAGGTAGAGATCAATGTATACAAGAAGCCATGattgtgtagtttttgttgATCCTGATGGAACGAGGCTGGGCTTCACGTCCCGTGGTTGCAACCTTTTCATGACGTCGAGCCAGTTGTTTTGGTCCTGCCTGCCCAATCGGAGGCTCCTCTCACATTCTACCGGAGCCGAAATGGGTCTGTCCGTGCAGCGGCGGCTCCGTCCTCCCGTAAGCACCATAACGCCCTTCGTCGGGTGCCGTGTGGTGCccgactgctgctgctttaaacgGCAGCACTGACATGGAAAcccctctgcagctgcacaacGATTTCTTCCCAGAGCGGCAGCAGTTCCAGCACTGTAAGTACCAGCACTACTGCGGGCGGGAGGATCGTCTCGGCAAGCAGCCGCACGACCGATGCTGCACCTGCAGTAGCTGCACCTGTGACGCGCGGAAAAGCCTCGTCTTTCGCGGGACGTCGCCGACCACTGTGGGAACTTTGAGGACACCTTCGGAGACGTCTTCCAGGCAAGGTTGCCAGTACAGCGTGTGCGAGCTCACACCTTCTAGTCATGGTAGTTCATCCAGACACcatcctccgcctcctcctcctcctcctcctcctcctcaccaccatcagcagcagcagcagcagcagtgccgCGGTCGGGGCAGCCTGGGCAGCGGCCACAAAGACAGTAACTCCTACAATGAAATAGCCATGAGCAGCTGCAGATACAACGGCGGCGTCATGCGTCCGCTGAGCAACTTGAGCTCGTCCCGCAGAAACATACACGAGTTTGATTCCGAGTCCCAGCCTCTGCAGCCCATCTCAGCCGCGGATGCGTCGGACCCTCTGTCGTCCAAGCCGGAGAACAATTCCACCACCCTGATGCCTTACGCATCGGGGGACGCGGGGGGAGGCTGCGGCCACAGCGGCGGCAAATcggggaagaagaagaaccagaACATTGGGGAGAAGCTCGGGCACCGGAGGGCCCTGTTCGAGAAGAGGAAGCGTCTCAGCGACTATGCTTTAATCTTTGGGATGTTTGGGATCGTTGTTATGGTTATAGAGACTGAACTCTCATGGGGAGCCTATGGAAAGGTGCGTATTTTCTCGGAGCTCATGCTGTGCAGTCCAGAGTTAATTTAGTGGCATGTGACTGAGGGAGCACATAACAACTTCTGACTCCAAGTGTTAAAGAAAAGCAGGCTGTCACTTTTGCAGCAGGAGTCGTTAGAAACTACATGTAGTCACACTGCCTGTCACATGTAGGCCAAAAGGCCCACTGCTGTCAAACTATGAATGGGAACCCCACTGTAGAAGATGTCATGTCAGGATTTGTTGCAGAAGCTAAATTTCTTAACCACTTTTGTGTATTCTTTCCATATTATTCCATATTTTGAAGATGTCATgatgctgttttttgtttggctTTAGTGTTATTGCTCTTTTCCAGGAGTCCCTGTATTCATTAGCTCTAAAATGCCTGATAAGCCTTTCTACAATCATCCTCCTGGGGCTGATTATCATTTACCACGCCAGAGAGATACAGGTAAGGAAGCACCACTCtcatcctttcctctctctacgactcaaaacatttaataaacactTATATTTCTACATAGCTATAAAAGTGCAACCaaaaaaaagatattgattTGCCAATGTAACAAAGTGAAGTGTTGAATTACAGATTCTCCGCAGCATGGGACAGTGTAATTGTTCAATGAATTTATCTTTACAGCAGGAACACagtcttattttcattttcattgctCTTAAGATTGAATGTCTTGTTGTTTGCTCCAGTCTCAATCAAATGGCAGTGGGGGTTTGCGCTCTGTGCGTTGATCATCTTTTGATTTATTGCCACATTAACGCTTTCTTATGCATTTTTGATAAGATTTAGAaactcctcactgtgtttggaGGATGAATATGGATTGTCAGCCTCCCCTGAGATGTTCCAACTCTCGGACAGTTTTACGATCCTGCCTCAGAGCATTGTTGCAATACTTACAGTTCTTTCTGCTCAGCACTCGTGTCTTTGTTGAACAGTCCCACTATTAATTGCACCACTTTCCGCAGGGTTGATGTATGTTCCCCTCTCTTTTTCAAATCGTGTTGATGGATTTTCTTACTTTTAAACAAGATGATGCTTATTTAGCTAAATTCAGTGAGCGGattcatctgtttttatcttaATTCTTCATCCAAGATGTAGAAGAGGTTTTtgtgaagcagaaaaaacattcaatttggataaaaaaaatgtaaagattgcCTCAGCAGCAGTATATATTCATCAGCCTTGTTGGTATATTCAGGATTTGCACGTCTCGGGGGAGTATCAATCATGGAAATAGCCCAACAGTAAAATGTGTCGCCCCCTTCAGATGTCTCATTGTAAACCTTTCTTTTATGAGGAATGATAGAAATGCAGAGGCATCATTACCATATTTCAATGCATAACAAAAGTGTTTCCATTTTGCTCGCAGTCAGCTCCCAGTAGCCGTTTATAAATTAGAGAGCCTATACTGTAAGTTTGAGAGTATCGTATTCTTTCTTGCCTCCCTCGGCCTCCGCACCTTTGCCTCTAATCCCGTGTAAATTATTCAGTTCATAAACCCAGTTTTTTCACCTCTTACTTGGACAAACTTTCCTTGACGCTAAATAATGGAATGGTTTAAGTTGTGACTTATAGATAGAAAAGGTGCATTTTTCTCATCAgtgtattttgtttaatttaatgagTTTTATCACATATTCTGTTCAATTCAGACATATTTATGTCCACAATAAACCACTTAAATTCCTAATTGTGCTACACACTAAAGGCCACCACGACAGTACATTCTTATACTGGGACACTGAAACACAGGTGAATATATCCACTTTTAAAAAGCTCAGATCATCTCTTTTTACACAGTAAAAATGACTGCGAAGCCGCCTCCTCGCCTTCATCACAGATGAGGTGAAATGTTAATTTCAGCTCTAGAATGAGCTTCTTTTcttgttgtttctttcattgTCAGTTGCTGCAGATTTAACTCACAGGCAGGCTGTTCAAACCTCTTTGATCCACACTCCTCTGACAGTCACGTCAAtatccaaaacatttttcatccgAGATAGCTCCCTCCTCACAATAAAGGCATTTCCTCCTTTGCTGACCtagaaaacttaatttaaagCCATTGTTTGCCTCAGAGTTGATTACCGCAATAgacttttccttctcttcacatcatttatatacaatttattCAGATGTGGAAAGCCTGAGCACttgaatgaaacagaaaaacgtTGTCGCGTCACCACAGCCTcgctcacttcctgctgcatcTCTCTAAAGTTGATTATAAAGGCCCTCTTCTAGTTCATTAAGTCATTTGGAACAAACTATTGTCCAGAACCTGGAAACTGACTCTGTCTCACTATTTAACTTCCCTTCATAGTGTTTATATTTCAACTTCCAGCACCAGCTGCTCCTTCGCTTTGCCTGCCTCAGGGGCTTTTGTGCCTGTTGTTGCTAATCTGTCATTACTTGGTTCTTACAGACTGACATATacccaaaaacacacacacagacacgcacactgGCTAAtgacccacacatgcacacacaaaggtGCTCAAGTGATGTCCCTAACAATTTCTGTGCTTCTGCGTCTTGCTTCTGAACTCAGACTTTAAACTGATCCagaatgtttgaaaaatgtgatttgacGTGACGTGAAAATGTGATTCgacacacatttcatttgactttGAAGACTGATGTGTCAAATTTAAAGACCGGAACATCGCCTCAAAACCTAAAATATACTGTAACCTGAAGGTAATTTGATTTAGAACCTCAAATTCAAGTCACTGCGgtacaaaacagagaaaagcagcttattcaaacaaaccaaatccTCAGAGGAGCTTAAAGAAGTGagagttttgtattttatattaagcAATCAAAAGAATAGTTGtcaattcattttctgttgattgacTAATCAATTAATGGACTAATTGTTTAATCTTTTTCTCTTCATTAAACCCTCTCTGCCTGGTAAACACTGTCCTTCAAACTGCATGCCCCTCAGTTTATAACATCATTAGTCCGAGTGATGTCGGCTGAGGAGTAATTGAAGCCCTTTTTATCTAAAGAGCCTCAAAcatcaatgtttttacattacgGATTAATCTACTGGTTATTTTGTAAAACATAAGTAAATGGTGAGAGATGCACATTATAATTAACCAGAGCTCAAAGTGACACCTTCAAACCTCAAATTTAATCCATTATCTAACCAGTTggggaaacattttttaataactgACTCCTCACAAGTCATGAAATATAAACTTAAGTACACGTGAGTTATTTTACTGCATGTTTATCAGATGATACACATCTTAAACATTGAAATACTTCTAGTTAGATGCTGTTTCTACCCCTGTTTAAAGGGGGTTTTGTACTTGTTCCTCACTCTAGTCGAGGGTTCaagacagaggatgtcacacgTTGTAGCTCTATCAGGTAAATTGTGATCTGTGAATATGGGCaatgcaaatacattttgattgattgatttattccGCCACAGAATTTTATTCctcttaaacaaacacaaacccaatGACTCCTTATTTCATCTCATCACCTGGATGCATTATTGCACCATCCTCTGAGTTATTCAGTATAAAGTAGCTTGTTTGTGAACCCCCCactagttttttgtttttttttaaaaaggcacttTAGAGTTGTTTCCAAAGTGCTCTCCTCCATGTGGGAAATGTTGCCCCTGCAGTGAAATAGATTATGCATGCACATCCATGTGTACTCACAGATGCCTGTCAGACGCACTGTCGAGGCATGAGTCAAGATGATGAAATGTTTCCCCAGCACTCCGGGCCCCTTACAACTGATTTACTTGTCAAACTCAGTAGAGACTGCCCTCTCATTTTTCTGGGCTATAACAACACAACGTTTTTTCTCCTCAGAGTGACTGAAGACTCCAAAGGTCAGGTCGGACACGATAGATATCGGACACAAGCTGTCATTTGAATTGTTGAGGGATCTTTTGTGCTACGGTGGCAGTGATGGGTGACCCAGAGACAAATGCGTTAACACACATGGACGACGCTTACACAATTCCTTAAAGTTTAATATCATTATCTACAATCAAGACACTAAATTAAGTGATACTttacacttaaatgtgttttggagCTGTAATCTAAATCATATATATTCTTTGATTAAATTAATGCTGgttataaaattacatttattaccaaatttaTCGGTTGATCATGGCTCATAATGCCACCTAGTGGCCAATGCTTGCGTAGAGTCGACCGTTTGGGATGTCTCTACATcttgacatttatattttaaaagtttgacaCCCTCTTATCAAAGGTGGGTGCTACCCTGGCACCAGTGACTGCTCATGAGTGGGAATCTCAAATCTATGCTGGAACTAAACCCCAAAACCACCACTCAGAGACATCCCCCATCCTCCCCTGCCCCGCGGCTGTcttcacacacgcacgcacgcacacacacacaccgtttgaACCACCGGCCGCCTGTGCCAGTGGTTCAAATGTGGTCTTGGCCAGAAGCCTCTACTTAATTTCTGTcactaaagtgtgtgtgctgctactggAGTCGTTCCTCATATCCAGAGAATCAAGATAACTTCGCTTTATTGAGCTAATTGGTTTGTTGGACGTGTGTGTTTAagatgtctttgtgtttttatggggGACCGATGGTGGTGTCTTAGCCCCGCCTCCCAGCATTGCGTTCTTAAGgtattttttgaatttccagggACACTTCAGCCACTTTAATGTTTAATCCGCCTTTGCACTGTTCAGGAGTCTGAAGCACATTTCTCTTTATACGTCTTGAAATGTCATCGGCCTGTTTTAGTCCCAGTAATGTCGTCTGTTGGCAGCTGGCGATCCGCCCAAGGAGTTTCCAGACTTTTGAGTTTTGGTAGAGTTCACTGCGTTGGCAGGCAGGAACTTTGGAGTGGAAATGGAGAGGGCAGAGTCCGAAGCTCCTTCCTGactttgttttgtcattgtCAGAGTCTGACAGGAGCTTTGAGCTGGGAGCATCTTCCTGCTCTCACTGCTTAGATGGTTGATGAGTTCACCTCCCCCCCCGAGCAGACAGAAactgacattttcaaagttttctcctcttctcacaTCAAAGGTTGTTTTGCTGGGGGCATTTGTGCTCAGGCCATTACTCTGCTGCTGTGCGTTGTGACGACAGCTCTGCAGAGATTCCTCAGACTAATGTAAAATGCTCTGGGGGCTACTCTGTCTTTGATGTGTACTTTTGTGATAAAAATCATCGCTGATGTTTCACACTAGCACAGTATTACATTTAACAATCTGCggaaaagataaaataacaacacCCTGCTCCAAAGTGTGCCAGTGGGTCCTGCCAAAGCCAAACTTGGCCGTGTGCATCAGACCGCCCCTgggtggtgtgtttgtgtcagagaTATGGTGTAACTGCAGGAGACGCTCTGCATTCCTCACAGTGAAATCTGTCCTCTACCTGGGACTCCAGATTGGAGTCAGATAACCACCACTGGCTGGTGACCTCAGCGTTTTCGCTGAACATACAGGCGTTCAAGGGCAGACACACTCATCCTCCCCAAGAGCTGAGAATCTTAAAGAATATTTATTGATGGCATTTAGTAAATTGTGCTCGGCACGTGGCTTTAAACATGCAGATGATTTTAGTTTATTACCTTGTGCGTCTTGGCTGCAACAGCGATGGTCAAAAGAGAGATTTATACGAGGCTTTTCTTTGGCTCGGAGATGCTTCACTCTGcatgaagagaagagaagaaactaTTCATGCAAAGGGAAAACGCAATTtcacaaacaaaagcaaagaaaatctGCAACAGCTTCAGATTTACTCAGCAAAGTGGCCTCTTACAGGCTCACTTTGATATCATAAATAAAGCATTGCATTAATGTCTAATTGCGTAGAACCTCTCAACCTATTTCACTAATGAGATTGAGCGATTTCATTCTCAGTGACAAGATATATGCTCCCATCTCCACATTACACAGATTAAATATTGAGCTGGACTGCATTAGTTATATTGAGCATGGTGAAACCAGTAACCAACCCAGCTAGCGTCGCAGGTGAGCTCCTCGGAGACCGTGCGGTTGAGACGCAGGACAGCGGCGGGCGGGGGGAAGACCTCAGGAGCGATTCAGCCGCATTATCTCTCACCCTGACGTGAATGAAACTTTCACATGATGAGCAAATGCCGTGCACTCCTACTGATAAGACTGTATATACATCCAAAAATAAGCTGCATGTCAAAGCCTGTGACAAGTAGATTTGTCCTCATTTAGAAGTGATTACCAGGATGTTTGCTCTCTGAGATGTGTTGCACGGTGCAGCAGTTTATTGTGTGTGCTCTTGTTCTTATGTTGTCActgtgaggaaacagaggagaattGTTTCTAGTTCGGGGACCGTTTAAATGGTTAAGTTTTAGGGGTGAGGTGAGGACATGTCCCCGTGTGTGCTGAGTCACAAATATGTCTGAGCATGGCCACGTCATAAATCATGTGTTCTAAAGGCCACATGGGaaacataa
It contains:
- the kcnn2 gene encoding small conductance calcium-activated potassium channel protein 2 isoform X2, with product METPLQLHNDFFPERQQFQHCKYQHYCGREDRLGKQPHDRCCTCSSCTCDARKSLVFRGTSPTTVGTLRTPSETSSRQGCQYSVCELTPSSHGSSSRHHPPPPPPPPPPPHHHQQQQQQQCRGRGSLGSGHKDSNSYNEIAMSSCRYNGGVMRPLSNLSSSRRNIHEFDSESQPLQPISAADASDPLSSKPENNSTTLMPYASGDAGGGCGHSGGKSGKKKNQNIGEKLGHRRALFEKRKRLSDYALIFGMFGIVVMVIETELSWGAYGKESLYSLALKCLISLSTIILLGLIIIYHAREIQLFMVDNAADDWRIAMTYERIFFICLEILVCAIHPIPGNYTFTWTARLAYSYVPSKTDADVDIILSIPMFLRLYLIARVMLLHSKLFTDASSRSIGALNKINFNTRFVMKTLMTICPGTVLLVFTISLWIIAAWTVRACERYHDNQDITSNFLGAMWLISITFLTIGYGDMVPNTYCGKGVCLLTGIMGAGCTALVVAVVAKKLELTKAEKHVHNFMMDTQLSKRVKNTAANVLRETWLIYKNTKLVRKMDHARVRKHQRKFLQAIHQLRTSCMT